In Nostoc sp. UHCC 0926, a single genomic region encodes these proteins:
- the murA gene encoding UDP-N-acetylglucosamine 1-carboxyvinyltransferase, translating into MNPSSSLPDAKFAPKADSSVLQIWGGHPLRGHVKISGAKNSALVIMAGALLCPGDCRIRNVPLLADVERMGQVLSALGVRLTRQDDILDINASEIKTSKAPYELVTQLRASFFAIGAILARLGVAQMPLPGGCAIGARPVDLHVRGLQAMGAEVQIEHGICNAYVPGSSRRLKGAKIYLDIASVGATENLMMAATLAEGETIIENAAREPEVVDLANFCNAMGAKIEGAGTSRIIIEGVPKLHSVDYSIIPDRIEAGTFLLAAAITRSELTLSPVAPEHLVPVIAKLRDIGVTIIEEKPEYLRVLPAETLKATDIETQYHPGFPTDMQAPFMALLALAEGDSVINESVFENRLRHASELNRLGADIRVKGNAAFVRGVPKLSGAPVLGTDLRASAALVIAGLAAEGQTTIQGLQHLDRGYDRLDVKLQQLGAKILRVGETSADAEIASSISSLSS; encoded by the coding sequence ATTAATCCTTCTAGCAGCTTACCAGATGCCAAATTTGCTCCAAAAGCAGACTCCTCAGTCTTGCAAATTTGGGGTGGGCATCCTTTGCGAGGTCATGTGAAAATTAGCGGGGCAAAAAATTCAGCACTGGTAATCATGGCTGGAGCCTTACTGTGTCCGGGCGATTGTCGCATCCGCAATGTCCCTTTATTAGCGGACGTGGAGCGGATGGGTCAGGTATTATCGGCTTTGGGTGTACGCTTAACACGGCAAGATGACATTTTAGACATCAACGCCAGCGAAATTAAAACATCAAAAGCTCCCTACGAACTAGTTACCCAGCTGAGAGCAAGTTTTTTCGCCATTGGAGCCATTCTGGCAAGATTGGGAGTAGCGCAGATGCCCTTACCAGGCGGTTGTGCTATTGGAGCCAGACCAGTTGACTTGCATGTCCGGGGACTGCAAGCAATGGGAGCTGAGGTACAAATTGAGCATGGCATTTGTAATGCCTACGTCCCTGGCAGCAGCCGGAGATTAAAAGGTGCGAAGATTTACTTAGACATCGCTAGCGTCGGAGCGACGGAAAACTTGATGATGGCGGCTACCCTGGCAGAGGGTGAAACGATCATCGAAAATGCTGCCAGAGAACCGGAAGTAGTTGATTTAGCTAACTTCTGTAACGCGATGGGAGCCAAGATTGAGGGGGCAGGAACTAGCAGGATTATTATTGAAGGAGTCCCCAAGTTACATTCTGTTGACTACAGTATTATTCCCGATCGCATTGAGGCTGGGACGTTTTTGCTGGCAGCAGCAATTACCCGCTCAGAACTTACCCTTTCGCCGGTGGCTCCAGAACATCTTGTACCAGTTATTGCCAAACTGCGGGATATTGGGGTGACAATAATTGAGGAAAAGCCTGAATACTTACGCGTTCTGCCAGCGGAAACCCTGAAGGCAACGGATATTGAAACCCAATACCATCCAGGTTTTCCCACAGATATGCAAGCGCCGTTCATGGCTTTGCTGGCATTGGCGGAAGGCGACAGCGTGATTAACGAATCTGTCTTTGAAAATCGCTTACGTCATGCCTCAGAGTTGAATCGCTTGGGGGCAGATATTCGTGTCAAAGGCAACGCTGCTTTCGTTCGGGGAGTACCGAAATTGTCTGGCGCACCAGTCTTAGGCACAGACTTACGAGCATCGGCAGCGCTAGTCATAGCAGGACTGGCGGCAGAAGGACAAACCACAATTCAGGGATTACAGCACCTAGATCGCGGCTATGATCGACTTGATGTGAAGTTGCAGCAATTGGGAGCTAAAATCCTGCGTGTGGGCGAAACATCAGCAGATGCAGAAATCGCTTCCAGCATCAGTAGCCTCTCAAGTTGA
- a CDS encoding alpha-hydroxy acid oxidase, producing the protein MTVITNEDRFQPINLFEYEKLAKEYLSQMTLDYYSSGAWDEITLRDNRAAFERVKLRPRILVDVSDRNLTTSILGQSLQLPLLIAPMAFQCLAHPDGEVATALAAASAGVGMVLSTLATKSIEEVATACDKFSDSLRWFQLYMHKDRGLTRALVEKAYKAGYKALCLTVDAPILGQRETDRRNEFALPLDLHLANLATISGLDISHEKGESGLFTYFAQQLNPAVTWDDLEWLQSLSPLPLVIKGVLRGDDAVRAVEYGAKAIVVSNHGGRQLDGAIASLDALAEIVAAVDGKVEVLLDGGIRRGTDILKALALGAKGVLIGRPILWGLAVAGQVGVSHVISLLQDELNVGMALSGCAKLEDIDPSLLTLPRL; encoded by the coding sequence ATGACAGTTATAACCAATGAAGATCGCTTTCAACCCATAAATCTCTTTGAGTACGAAAAGCTAGCAAAAGAGTATCTTTCTCAAATGACGCTTGATTACTATAGCAGTGGTGCTTGGGATGAAATAACATTGCGGGATAATCGTGCTGCATTTGAGCGAGTCAAGCTGCGACCTCGGATATTAGTGGATGTTAGCGATCGCAATCTAACTACCTCTATTTTAGGACAATCCCTGCAACTACCTTTGTTAATTGCACCGATGGCTTTTCAATGCCTAGCTCATCCAGATGGAGAAGTCGCCACGGCTCTAGCTGCGGCATCAGCTGGTGTGGGCATGGTGTTAAGTACATTGGCAACAAAGAGCATTGAAGAAGTGGCGACTGCATGTGATAAATTTTCAGATTCTCTGCGATGGTTCCAGCTTTACATGCATAAAGATCGGGGATTAACTCGTGCTTTGGTAGAAAAAGCCTATAAAGCAGGCTACAAAGCACTTTGTCTGACTGTAGATGCACCTATTCTCGGACAACGGGAGACAGATAGACGTAACGAGTTTGCCTTACCCCTAGACTTACATCTGGCTAATCTCGCCACCATCTCAGGACTAGATATTTCCCATGAAAAAGGCGAATCTGGGTTATTTACCTATTTTGCCCAACAGCTAAACCCAGCAGTAACTTGGGACGATTTGGAATGGTTGCAGTCTTTATCTCCATTACCTTTAGTGATCAAAGGAGTTTTACGGGGAGATGATGCTGTTCGGGCTGTAGAATATGGAGCTAAAGCAATTGTTGTTTCCAATCATGGTGGCAGACAACTCGATGGTGCGATCGCTTCTTTAGATGCCCTAGCGGAAATAGTAGCAGCAGTGGATGGTAAAGTAGAAGTGCTGTTGGATGGGGGCATTCGTAGGGGCACAGACATTCTCAAAGCTCTGGCATTAGGAGCAAAAGGGGTACTGATCGGACGACCCATTTTGTGGGGACTAGCAGTAGCAGGACAAGTCGGTGTATCTCATGTCATCTCACTCCTACAAGATGAGTTAAATGTGGGAATGGCACTTAGCGGCTGTGCCAAACTAGAGGATATTGACCCTAGTTTATTGACCCTGCCACGCCTTTAA
- a CDS encoding WecB/TagA/CpsF family glycosyltransferase: MVARVLLPTKKVLDFPITALRFDHQVQTILKWANKRESKTVYVANVHMLIEAHWNPEFATVLRNADIVTPDGMPLVWMMRKMGALYQDRVAGMDIFLALCQLTQTQNLSIFFLGSQTEILSRMRKRLEQEFPQMKIAAMEPLPFRPLTETEDEALVQKINSSGASTVLVSLGCPKQEKWIAQHKGKIQAVMIGLGGVFPVYAGIHKRAPRIVRDLGLEWLYRWIQEPRRLCSRYAKTIPLFIWLATKQLLSSSRIAAVFLHDTGD; this comes from the coding sequence ATGGTGGCAAGAGTGCTTCTACCTACTAAAAAAGTGCTTGATTTTCCTATTACTGCTTTACGCTTTGATCACCAGGTACAAACAATACTAAAGTGGGCCAATAAGCGTGAGAGTAAAACTGTATATGTAGCCAATGTACATATGCTCATAGAAGCTCATTGGAATCCAGAGTTTGCTACCGTATTACGAAATGCAGATATAGTTACTCCTGATGGTATGCCTCTTGTATGGATGATGCGAAAAATGGGAGCGCTTTACCAAGACCGTGTGGCAGGGATGGATATTTTCCTAGCATTGTGTCAGCTAACTCAAACACAAAATCTTAGTATTTTCTTTCTAGGTTCCCAAACAGAAATTCTTTCTAGGATGCGAAAAAGGTTAGAGCAGGAATTTCCCCAGATGAAGATTGCAGCGATGGAACCTCTACCCTTTCGTCCCCTGACTGAAACTGAAGACGAAGCTTTGGTTCAAAAGATTAATTCTAGTGGTGCCAGCACCGTCTTAGTGTCTCTGGGATGTCCCAAACAAGAAAAATGGATAGCTCAACATAAGGGTAAGATACAAGCTGTAATGATTGGACTGGGTGGAGTTTTCCCAGTTTATGCAGGAATTCACAAGCGGGCACCCCGCATAGTTCGAGACTTAGGACTTGAATGGCTGTATCGATGGATTCAAGAACCGCGCCGACTTTGCAGTCGCTATGCTAAGACCATTCCACTATTTATATGGCTGGCTACGAAGCAACTACTATCATCAAGTCGTATTGCAGCGGTCTTCCTTCACGACACTGGGGATTAA
- a CDS encoding M48 family metallopeptidase, giving the protein MSFFKTPLIGLKADSFRHPLDLEATKTLKQIPGIDMLVRNWLGPMAEQVFYVENIASSVLVGEQQLPDLYKLLLDACKILDIEPPQLYVRQHPAPNAYTFAVRGKQPFVVLHTSLIDILTPEEIQAVIAHELGHLKCDHSVYLTPVNLLILAAAIVPNVGTFVAQAIQAQLLEWVRCAEFTCDRAALLATQDPKVVMSVLMKLAGGSPTLAPQLNLDAFVAQARAYDDISKTELGEMVKAARTAQLTHPVPVLRAREIDRWSSSTEYQSLIQSHGLKSTSNEVAPKGGWRNW; this is encoded by the coding sequence ATGTCCTTCTTCAAAACCCCGCTAATTGGTTTAAAAGCTGACTCATTTCGTCATCCATTAGACCTGGAAGCTACCAAAACGCTCAAGCAAATACCAGGCATAGATATGTTGGTGCGAAATTGGCTCGGCCCAATGGCAGAACAGGTTTTCTATGTGGAAAATATTGCCTCCAGCGTTCTGGTGGGTGAACAGCAACTGCCCGATTTATATAAGCTGTTGTTAGACGCCTGTAAAATCCTGGATATAGAGCCTCCCCAGTTGTACGTCCGGCAACATCCGGCTCCCAACGCCTATACTTTTGCTGTGCGGGGTAAGCAGCCCTTTGTTGTGCTACACACATCCCTGATTGATATCCTCACACCAGAGGAAATACAAGCAGTAATTGCCCACGAATTGGGGCATCTCAAGTGTGACCATAGCGTTTATTTGACTCCTGTAAATTTATTAATATTAGCTGCGGCGATTGTGCCCAATGTCGGCACCTTCGTTGCTCAAGCGATACAGGCGCAGCTTTTAGAATGGGTTCGCTGTGCTGAGTTTACCTGCGATCGCGCCGCATTACTAGCAACCCAAGACCCCAAAGTTGTCATGTCAGTGTTAATGAAGCTGGCGGGTGGTTCCCCCACCTTAGCGCCACAACTGAATCTCGATGCCTTTGTTGCCCAAGCCCGCGCTTACGATGACATTAGCAAGACCGAACTAGGCGAAATGGTCAAAGCCGCCCGCACAGCCCAATTAACCCATCCAGTACCAGTGCTGCGGGCGCGAGAAATTGACCGTTGGTCAAGCAGCACAGAATATCAATCTTTAATCCAAAGTCACGGACTTAAGTCTACAAGTAATGAAGTTGCACCCAAAGGCGGATGGCGAAACTGGTAG